The DNA sequence AAACTGAGCGATCCAGGAAGATGGGCCCTAGTtcgggaggtgaccaagaacccgatggtcactctgtcagagctacagcattttcTCTGTTGGGAaaagagaaccttccagaagctcAACCCTCTCTGCAGCGATCCACCAAACTGTATCGATGGCAAGGGAAATTGTTTGGCACAGTAGCTCAATTACAAGAGAAAAGGAAAGGATAACCACCAGGGCTCTTCCTAGAGCCGGCTGTCTAAACTGAGCGATCCAGGAAGATGGGCCCTAGTtcgggaggtgaccaagaacccgatggtcactctgtcagagctacagcattttcTCTGTTGGGagaagagaaccttccagaagctcaaccatctctgcagcaatccaccaaactGTATTGATGGCAAGGGAAATTGTTTGGCACAGTAGCTCAATTACAAGAGAAAAGGAAAGGATAACCACCAGGGCTCTTCCTAGAGCCGGCTGTCTAAACTGAGCGATCCAGGAAGATGGGCCCTAGTTCGGGAGGTGACCAAAAAGAggaagaaataataaataaaatgtagtaGACCAACAATACAAAAGAGACACAGTAAAAGGCTATGCCGGAGGAAAACCATGATAGTGTAACAAACAATCAACTGGCACCGTAGTGGCAGGCAGCAGGGTTTAAGAAGCCCTAAATACAATTGCCTGCAGGTGTGAGTGGTCAGTGACTCCGCCCAGGAATGATAAGGGATGGTGCTGCAAGAAAAGGCAAACAGGTGGAAGCAGAGCAGGGCAGACAAACACCGCAGTACCCCTCCCTCTTATAGGGCGACACCTGGGGGCTTACGTGTCTTAGCCGGATGGAGAGAGTGGTGGGTCGAGGATATAGGAGCCGGAGACTAATGAGTGCTCCTCCGGCTCGTAGTcctcccagtcgaccaggtaCTGCACACTCTACTTTGTCTTCTGGAGTCCAAAATGGCCTTCACTGAGTATGCGGATTGGCCATTGGTCCTGTGAAGAGGAGGCGGCACAGATGGAGGACACAGCAGGCCTGAAGTAACAGGCTTGAGGCTGGAGACGTGGAACCTTGATGGAAGGTGGCATCAGGAGCATGACGGATGCAGGGTTGATGATCTTGTCGCTCTTGTAGGGTCTGAAAAATCTCGGTGCCAGCTTTCTGGAGACTCCAGCCAATGGTAACTCCCGGGCGGAAAGGCATACCTCTTTCCAGGCTGGTACTCCGATGCCGGGATTCTGTGGCGGCCAGCCAACATGTGGTTGCGAGCAGCAGTTTGTGAAACGGCCGCCCAGGTGCCCTGCCACACGTGATGAGCCCAGTAAAAGTGAAGGTAGACTGACGACCCGGATACAAAGAAACAAGGGAGGCTTTTAACATAGGTGGACTTGTGGCAGAGCAGATGAAAGAGTTGTGCGCATATTCCGCCCATTGGAGGTGGGAGAACGAGATAGAAGAATGTCAGTGGCATACGCCGCCAATTTGCCCGCACCGTCCGGCCATTAGTCTGGGGATGATATCCTGACGAGAGGCTGCTTGCGGCTCCTAGTGCCTTGCAATCCGCTTTCCAGCCCTGGGACAAGAACTGAGGCCCCCTGTTGACAACCACGTCCAAAGAAATGCCATGGATTTGGAAGACATGCCTCACCAGCAGCTTGGCTGTCTCCAAAGATGACGGCAAATTGGGTACGGCGATGAAGTGAGCCAGCTTAGGCCTACAGGTGGGCGATTAGAAGCCATGTTTCTGGCGCAGACGGAGCAGGCGGTGACAAACTCCTTGACATTGGGGTTTCTTAAAGACCACCAGAACCTCTGAGCAATGACGAAACGAGTGCCCCTCACAGGAGACCTTAGAGGCGTGTCCCCATTGAAGGACCTCAGACCTCACCTCAGCTGGAACAAACCTTTTAGCAGCAGAACAGTTCTTGGGCATCTGGGAATTAGTGGCCGCCTCGGACACCCTTCTCTCCACCTCCAACAGGAGGGCTCCCCCCACCCTGGCCACAAAAATGACGGTCTCGGGAGTGCCATCTTCTGTGGTAGGGCCGTTGCGTCTGGAGAAAGCATCTGGTTTGACTGTAACACCAAAAGTACCAAGTTCATTGGAAATGTATTAGAGTAGACGTATCCATTTTCAGGAGTAACCAAAGCCGGCCGGAGTAGAAGTATTATTAAATATTACTCGTAGCAGTAGTAGTATACTacagtaatacttcaacaaaagCAAGTGCTCATTTTCATCATTTTTATTGTCGTCACTAGTCCGACTAGAGAGAAGGAATTTAACCCTGCATTTATTACAGCTTTTCTTCCCAACAAATCATGGCTCTGAAAGAAAATATCCATTCAATAATAAATAGcaataaataagaaaataaatacaccaaaaaatgATTGTTCCGTTAATAAATAGCGAGTTAAGTAAAAATGATTATTAGTGACTTGTGTTATTGCTTGAAAGGATGCATGCATGTGATACGCCTGAGAAGCCTGTACTGCCGTACTAATGGCAGCACTGTACTATTGGCAGTACTCGTCTGTGCAGGACGAGTACTTCGTCAGTCAGTTGCAGTCGTCCTCTGCTTGGCGTCCTCGGAAGCAGGCGGACTCACAGTGCTTGTTTAAGTAGGACTTGAGTGCGAAGCTTTTGCGGCAGCGCTGACACGAGTAGTGCTTGGCTGGCGAGTGCGTCTGCATGTGAGCGCGGAGGTTGGAGCGGTCGGCGAAGGCTTTGCCGCAGTGGGCGCAGGCGAAGGGCTTCTCTCCCGTGTGCGACCGCATGTGACCCTGCAGCAGCCAGGGCCGGCTGAAGGCTTTGCCGCACACGTCGCACGCGTGCTTGAGGTCGTGGGTCAGCATGTGCATGGCGAGGGCCGGCATGGACACGTAGACCTTGTGGCAGGTGGGACACTCCCTGGCCTGCTGGCTGTCCAGGCTGCGGTGAGTCTGCTTGTGTCGGCTCAGGTTGGACGACGTGGCGTACGATTTGCCGCACTCGCCGCACGCGTGGCGGCCTTTGGTTTTGGATCGGGGACCGTGGCCCGCTGACCCGGCACCCTCGGCGATCGCCTCTTTGCGCCGTCGTCTCTTGCGGGCGCGTCCGTCCGATACGAGGAAGGCATTGATGATGCTGGCCTCCAACTCTGCGCCGCTACAGTCCGACTCGACTGTGCCGGTGCTGGATACCGGACTGTCCGGATCGTCCGTGTCGTGGTCGGAGAACTCGTCCCCGCTGCTGCCGCCGATGCATTCTTGTAAACACGAAGACGCCTGCTTGGACTTCTTTGTGTTCTGCATCACGGATGGGATGATGTAATCACGGATGTAGCCTGGGGGAAAAGAAAAAGTGTTGGTATCAGCAATTCTGgccctgtatttacttggtatcagaCAGATAGCAACATTTGCAGTATCAGTCATCAATACAAAAAAAGGTGTTTTTCGAAACCTGGATTTTGCTGACTTTTTTGTGATGTTCTTGGCCTAAAATGTTTGATTTTATGGCAGCTttttcataaagttgcaagaTCTTTTTCAATAagctcaagatgatcccctgctggccccactatggactggactctcacactattatgttagatccactatggactggactctcacactattatgttagatccactatggactggactctcacactattatgttagatccactatggactggactctcacactattatgttagatccactatggactggactctcacactattatgttagatccactatggactggactctcacactattatgatagatccactatggactggactctcacactattatgttagatccactatggactggactctcacactattatgttagatccactatggactggactctgacactattatgttagatccactatggactggactctcacactattatgttagatccactatgaactggactctcacaatattatgttagatccactatgaactggactctcacactattatgttagatccactatggactggactctcacaatattatgttagatccactatgaactggactctcacaatattatgttagatccactatggactggactctcacaatattatgttagatccactatgaactggactctcacaatattatgttagatccactatggactggactctcacactattatgttagatccactatggactggactctcacaatattatgttagatccactatggactggactctcacactattatgttagatccactatggactggactctcacaatattatgttagatccactatggactggactctcacactattatgttagatccactatggactggactctcatactattatgttagatccactatggactggactctcattctattatgttagatccactatggactggactctcacactattatgttagatccactatggactggactctcacactattatgttagatccactatggactggactctcacactattatgttagatccactatggactggactctcacaatattatgttagatccactatggactggactctcatactattaactagatccactcgacatccattgcaccggtcgcccggggtggggaggggtccccacatctgcggtcccctccaaggtttctcattgtatcccattgggttgagtttttccttgccctgatgtgggatctgagccgaggatgtcgttgtggcttgtgcagccctttgagacactcgtgatttagggctatataaataaactttgattgattgattgattgattgattgattgattgattgatgtggcccccaggcctcaattagcccaggtctgccctaatcagtccctccaggatatTGCGGCAATTCACGCACAATCAACCGATCCCCTCAAAATTTCCACACACATTTTAGGCTAATCAGCGTTTGCATTAatcacaacttatgtttgttttttgccaagacgaagcaggaacaacaacatCCAGCAGACACAAGGCATTAAAACattgttgagaacttgttgaattaggtcctgacgtaaCGACATAAAgttgaaacatcatgcttttttACGACGTTTATTAAGTGTCAGGTGGTGACGTCCCTTTGACCtttggaatttggtcatttcccaacgaacaacgtggatccaacattaaACATGAACGTTGTctcatgcgccacacattttcaatgggggccaggtctggactacaggcaggccagtctagtacccgcactcttttactactgttgtaacatgtggcttggcaggggcgtttactatttatattactatactattgtgtatgcaccttaggggatctgctccaatttcgttgttctttgaacctgttcactgtaataatgacaatgaaACTCTATTATTTTctatgacgttgcttggatggcaacatatgttgctccaaaacctgtatgtacctttcagcattaatggtgccttcacagatgtgtaagttacccatgccttgggcactaatacacccccataccatcactgatgctggcttttgaactctgcgcctagaacaatccggatggttcttttcctctttggtccacagtgtccaaaaacaatttgaaatgtggactcttcagaccacagaacacttttccactttgcatcagtccatcttagatgtgctcggacccagcgaagccggcggcgcttctgggtgttgttgataaatggctttcgcttcgcataattttaacttgcacttagagatgtagcgacgaactgtagttactaacagtggttttctgaagtgttcctgagcccctgtggtgatatcctttatacaccaatgtcggtttttgatgcagtgccgcctgagggaacAAAGATCAAGGGcatgctgcttacatgcagtgatttctccagattctctgaaccttttgatgatattacggaccgtagatggggaaatccctaaattccttacaatggCTTGTTGcgaaatgttgttctcaaacggttcgacaattttctcacgcatttgttgacaaagtggtgaccctcgccccatccttgtttgtgaatgactgagcatttcatggaagctgcttttatagccaatcatggcacccacctgttcccaattcgcctgttcacctgtgggatgttccaaataagtgtttgatgagcattcctcaactttctcagtcttttttgccacttgtgccagcttttttgaaacatgttgcaggcatcaaattccaaatgagttttccagtttgaatgttaagtatcttgtctttgtagtctattcaattgaatataggttgaaaaggatttgcaaatcattgtattctgtttttatttaccagttacacaacgtgacaacttcactggttttggggtttgtaaataagcATGTATTTTGTAGTTTACATGTATTCAAATATTtagtaaacctttttttttatccagGGTAAAACAattgacaacatattttcctttgcaatgctgacctagcaaagaggcggcatttacatgttagagatgttgaagtgtgatgaaattattattaatacagtactgtacagtaaTGTGACAATGAACtcagagtatgtgcttttactgccatctgctGTCTATTTTAAGTCCGTGCGGgaaaaaatgagtaaaacattagTTTGAAATGCCCTGCTTTTTGAGGTTGAATTTACagaaaacacttaaaacattgataacaaattcataaaatcacaagttgctttcaatcaatcaaccaatcaatcaatcaatgtttatttatatagccctaaatcacaagtgtctcaaagggctgcacaagccacaacgacatcctcggtacagagcctacataagggcaaggaaaacttaccccagtgggacgtcgatgtgaatgactatgagatttaatgttattgggggaaaaaaagccttaaaacattgcaactttttccacaattttctgaaaaagctgccacaTATATAAGCATTTTAGGTCTCAACaatgaaaaaatatacaaaatgtaaaaataaaataaaatgccggCTAAATTCTAGAGGGATTGCCttacctaaaaaaaaacatgtgcttTATTTGCATCAGGGATgcacaaaatgttttaatttgaaCCAACAACTGATCATTTCCAGACCTTTACACCCGTTAATCGATAACAATACccgatatttatgtatatttatttacacaagtttgtgtaaaaaaataactgtATTTAACAGTTCAcactttttccaaaatgtgtaaaCTCTAACAGAGACATACAAATCTATTGTAGGGAATAAGATAATGTCAACTGATATTTCGTTACCTTACTAAATAATatttcagtgcaaataattgttctTTTATAATTATGACCCATGAAAATGAATCATTGCATAGAATGTAATATTTTCAATTATTAAATTGATAGACAAAAGCAACTCAAACATTCTGAATATGAatcataaaatgaaaaaaacgtgTCCAAATAACATACTGTGCATAAATGAGGACAATAGAATATGATAAAAAATAGTTATGAGAGAACATTTAAGGAAGTGAAAAGTGTGTAATTTAcaacaatactgtcagtcttttaaacGTATATGTTTGGTTTGTTAAAATTGTTCACACAATGCACAGCTTTTACTTTTCTATCAACACACAGTGATGCATAGAAGGCAGAAAGTAACTCAACTCTCTTTAATGGTTTCTACCtgcagtttgtatggtttgttgagttagcacaggattcatATGTGGAAAAAGACAAATGGGGTATTtgagtttttattttgtatttattttgtattttgttcacttCCAGGCAGGCTGTGACTCACAGTTTaatccaggcctgggcaattattttgactcggagggccaaatttagaggaacaaaaatgtgtctgggggccggtatatctgatttttaggaacactaatgcaaAATTTCACAacgtctgattgaaagctaaaaacgttatgacagaccgccttaaaaaagggaatggaattttacattgttttactgaatgagacacccagaatgtacatggaaataaagaatgtgggatttacaatactaactatgaaggttaaaacactgaatattgacaacatatgaacgtcacactgttcaaataattatgtgtaagttatcacacaactctaatgcttaaaggccgttgctatagttattatcaattgtgctgaagttgtacttgcaatcttggattgcgagtcagtgtttgtgtccagaacatcaagtgccgtgacgcagacaaagcagagacagggcgatatcacgagtgtcagcacatttccattttatgaataatcatatattgtgtctaactggggctgttgAAAttacccgccccccccccccctcagggacctcccgaataaatagtggagcacgtgggctgtgccttagagcgtatgttggaactgtaactaagtgtacagcccaatacgtctctcctcattgagccaaattgaactctgcctctgcatgattccttgcttcttgtctgtttaatagatgtcatcagtgtttgaacctgacacacaccccctctccatccacatattttacaatcaagcgaaacgcaacaaaaatgcaacaaacacagtgaaatatgaatgaggattatttgtgatacgtCCATTTTTAGAACGTGCTCGTTCTATTtcgggccgaagtaaaacaaagaaaacaatgtgaagttgtcgtcgttgtatttttaagttatcatgccatgattttacccgtgagctaaaatgagtttgacacccctgctctaaaatatCTACCAGAAACTCCCCAAAAAGTATGAGTTTATCCTCCTTTTagagaggttgtgagttcaaaccccggccgagtcataccaaagactataaaaatgggacccattacctccctgcttggcactcagcatcgatggttggaattgggggttaaatcaccaaaagttattcccgggcgcggccaccgctgctgctcactgctcccctcacctctcagggggtgatcaagggagatgggtcaaatgcagagaattatttcgccacacctagtgtgtgtgtgacaatcactggtacttttaactttaacttgccaTGTTCCTGACTTCAGACCAATCATTGGACTACATTCctgttagccccgcccactgactttgatggcTGAGTTTGACAGATGAAAACCATGAAGCTCTGGCACACATCTTCATGAAATAATtgaataaattgtgaaataattattttattttttttttaatttattatttttttttttttataatgtcctgcccagcttctcgggaaaatcatatagcagatgtagatgcccatatcggctgttcagatttactttacaaaagagaagtgtagaggatacttctcttgttgccttatttgtattttgactttattaaatgtatttatattatcatttggtgcagccgggccggagcaggaggggatagaaagagagaaaaaggaagacagaggggggaattgtggggacaagagggggattagacagagagacaaaaacaacaacagcaaacacaacaacaacaacaacaacaacagagcaacatcagcaaatacgacatgtacaaatatgatggtaaaagtaatagcaaataagcagttagcgaaaattaaaaaaatatatacagaaatgacaatgagcattattacactaaaaatggagcaatatgaataccaatagaaatagtgctattgataataaacaataccagtactttacctttattatcaacaatacaattgttcaaatgcaacaatacatatacgtaatgataacttgagatacgaaagaatgcagaaaaatggaggggaagaaagagaagcaaccttaaccttgtagattgttatagtaacaataggttaacctttgtcagtgtgccatgtgttatacccagtttaccctagggcaacaacgttaatatatgtttgatgaaacgtgattatgtgcatgagtgtatgtgtgcatatgtacttgtatatgtacagtaaattattttcattttgaaatatttaattaaataattgACTGACTGATTAGgcaattaattaaattattaaaaaatgtaatttggAAACCCGTGCAATACAGGAAGCTCTTGTGAGAGACAGATTTAAATATTCATGAGTGGTCCATCAGTGCATCCTGCGACTGCAACGAGTGCTCTTCACAGCTCAAAACAGCGGCCGTGGCTGAACAAATAAGTCAAAGTGAAAGTGCTGACTCTGCAGAGAGCAGTCATTTGGCTCCGCATCGATCCACCTCGTCTTTGAGGGGGGGTTCACATTCACGTGTCACCTTGCACTTTTGTTTTGTACCGTTTCCCCCGACTGCTTCCACCCAGATCTTTTTTAACGCTACATAgtaatgaagtgaattaattaactcatattatgttctccatatggtgaatgtttatattcaacttggagaaagcagaCCACCAGgttgaagtaaataatggttgattCCATAAAAAAATTAAGGAATTGGACTGGGTtagctctctcacgagaagaggcaataaattcagacttcggaatgcaaaagtgatagctctatcctggaggagagactccatgtctaCCTTCACGTCAACATTTAAGTTGCAACATATAGAGGTTGTATTCcggtcacttacacatgaacatctccttacatggtcaggttgtactctcctgaatgaACACACACCAAGACAGAGGAAGAAGGAATATGAGACTGTGGTTCGGCTCCTTCAAGTTAGAAGTGTCTTATTTTTGGACTTGACCtcttccaggaactgcagtcctgtataatgacgctcgcttgtaattaaGCATCTTTTTGTTGAGCAAAGCAtttccgacgtctcttttgatccagccgcactgccgtgtcgcccttcgcACTCAAATGCACATCAGTACAAATACACAACCAAATTTTGCTTTAAACAGACATTtgcaatatacaaaacccaaaaccagtgaagttggcacgttgtgtaaatggtaaataaaaacagaatacaatgatttgcaaatcattttcaacttatattcaattgaatagactgcaaagacaagatatttaatgttctaacttagaaacttcatttttttttgcaaataattattaacttagaatttaatggcagcaactcatcgcaaaaaagttgtcacacgggtatttttaccactgtgttacttggcctttccttttaacaacactcagtaatagtttgggaactaaggagacacattttttaagcttttcaggtggaattatttccctttcttgcttgatgtacagcttaagttgttcaacagtccggggtctctgttgtcatATTTTAGACTTcttattgtgccacacattttcaatgggagacaggtctggactacaggcaggccagtctagtacccgcactcttttactatgaagccacgctgttgtaacacgtgcagaatgtggcttggcattgtcttgctgaaataagcaggggcgtccatgataacgttccttggatggcaatatatgttgctccaaacctgtatgtacctttcagcattaatggggctttcacagatgtgtaagttacccatgccttgggcactaatacacccccataccatcacagatgctggcttttcatctttacacctataacaatccggatgtttcttttcctctttgttccggaggacacaacgtccacagtttccaaaaacaatttaaaatgtggactcgtcagaccacagaacacttttccactttgcatcagtccatcttgaatgagctcaggcccagtgaagccagctgcgtttctgggtgttgttgataaatggctttggctttgcctagtagagttttaacttacacttacagatgtagcgacaaactgtagttactgtcagtggttttctgaagtgttcctgagcccatgtggtgatatcctttacacactgatgtcgctttttgatgcagtaccgcctgagggatccaaggtccataatatcttcgcttaagtgcagtgattttgatgatattacggaccgtaaatggtaaaatccctacatttcttgcaatagctggttgagaaatgttgttcttaaactgttggacaatttgctcacacatttgttcacaaagtggtgaccctcgccccatccttgtttgtgaatgactgagcatttcatggaagctgcttttatacccaatcatggcacccacctgttcccaataagcctgttcacctgtgggatgttccaaataagtgtttgatgagcattcctcaactgtctcagtcttttttgccacttgtgccagcttttttgaaacatgttgccggcatcaaattccaaatgagctaatatttgcaaaaaataacaaacttttccagttggaacattaaatatcttgtctttgcagtctattcaattgaatataagttgaaaaggatttgcaaatcattgtattctgtttttatttaccatttacacaacgtgctaacttcactggttctgggttTTGCATtatttcatatacagtatacatttttataaaacctttttaaaacaggttataGATTACAAAAGCTCCTGCTGACGTatctttacttaaaaaaaaattacttttaaatggattctttaaaaaaaatatgaatcaatTCAATCAACTGAATTtaagtttgattaaaaatgtataagaattgttttacatttataaaaatatttttaaaaagagtGAAAAAATGGTCTGATACAGGGGTGGGCAatgaatttttaccgggggccgcatgagcaacccgagcactgctggagggccacatcgacaatatttcaattaaattttgctc is a window from the Entelurus aequoreus isolate RoL-2023_Sb linkage group LG26, RoL_Eaeq_v1.1, whole genome shotgun sequence genome containing:
- the LOC133643192 gene encoding transcriptional repressor scratch 1-like, with amino-acid sequence MPRSFLVKQPKVHESWPCNYYQDSCSVTHAITDSTSDLNVRLSDNGYIRDYIIPSVMQNTKKSKQASSCLQECIGGSSGDEFSDHDTDDPDSPVSSTGTVESDCSGAELEASIINAFLVSDGRARKRRRRKEAIAEGAGSAGHGPRSKTKGRHACGECGKSYATSSNLSRHKQTHRSLDSQQARECPTCHKVYVSMPALAMHMLTHDLKHACDVCGKAFSRPWLLQGHMRSHTGEKPFACAHCGKAFADRSNLRAHMQTHSPAKHYSCQRCRKSFALKSYLNKHCESACFRGRQAEDDCN